From one Pseudomonas fluorescens genomic stretch:
- a CDS encoding YecA family protein, producing MPNINSPYTAFATLLSSNGHPVSPAELHGLLLGRSCAGAGFDADAWLADAAGLLESEPVDNVRNALIGLQEMVKGELTSDDITVVLLLPGDDEPLTERAAALGQWCQGFIAGFGLNAGGKELSTEAKEVLQDLVAISQVQDALEESEDGENDYMEVMEYLRVAPLLLYTELAKQSVEPAAKPSLH from the coding sequence ATGCCCAATATCAATTCGCCGTACACCGCTTTCGCCACCTTGCTCAGCAGTAACGGGCATCCTGTTTCCCCTGCCGAACTGCACGGGCTGTTGCTCGGACGCAGCTGCGCCGGTGCCGGCTTCGATGCCGACGCGTGGCTGGCAGACGCCGCCGGCCTGCTGGAAAGCGAGCCGGTAGACAACGTTCGTAACGCTTTGATCGGCCTGCAAGAAATGGTCAAAGGCGAACTCACCAGTGACGATATCACCGTCGTGCTGTTGCTGCCGGGTGATGATGAGCCGCTGACCGAGCGTGCCGCCGCCCTGGGTCAATGGTGCCAAGGCTTCATTGCCGGTTTCGGCCTGAATGCCGGTGGCAAGGAACTGAGCACCGAGGCCAAGGAAGTGCTGCAGGACCTGGTCGCTATCTCTCAGGTCCAGGACGCCCTGGAAGAATCCGAAGACGGCGAAAACGACTATATGGAAGTCATGGAATACCTGCGCGTCGCTCCGCTGCTGCTCTACACAGAGCTGGCAAAGCAGTCGGTCGAGCCTGCGGCCAAACCTTCGCTGCACTGA
- a CDS encoding TIGR02449 family protein, with the protein MQENDLQALMGRFELLIERVEQLKRQNALLLAQEKSWREERAHLIEKNEIARRKVESMILRLKALEQDS; encoded by the coding sequence ATGCAAGAGAACGATCTGCAAGCGCTGATGGGCCGATTCGAACTGCTGATTGAGCGGGTCGAGCAACTAAAACGGCAAAACGCACTCTTATTAGCTCAGGAAAAATCCTGGCGCGAAGAGCGCGCCCACCTCATCGAAAAAAATGAAATCGCCCGGCGTAAGGTCGAATCGATGATTTTGCGACTCAAGGCCCTGGAGCAAGACTCATGA
- the gcvT gene encoding glycine cleavage system aminomethyltransferase GcvT gives MGQRTPLYDLHLALGAKMVDFGGWDMPLHYGSQVEEHHQVRQACGVFDVSHMTVIDVRGAQAGVWLQQVLANDVDRLHATGKALYSTMLNEQGGVIDDMIVYRCEDGYRLVVNASTRDKDLAWLQARMIGFEVELSERPELAILAIQGPQAREKVTELVTAARAALIRELKPFEGLADGDWFIARTGYTGEDGLEIIFPAVQAPAFFNDLVGAGIAPSGLGARDTLRLEAGMNLYGQDIDEAHTPLTSNLGWSIAWEPAARDFIGRKGLLEEIEHGVEQKLVGLVLEERGVLRARQVVRVAGIGEGEITSGSFSPTLSKSIALARVPMATADRAEVEIRGKWYPVRVVKPTFVRHGKILI, from the coding sequence ATGGGACAGCGTACGCCTCTTTATGACCTGCACTTGGCCCTCGGCGCCAAGATGGTCGATTTTGGCGGTTGGGATATGCCCCTGCATTATGGCTCGCAGGTCGAGGAGCACCATCAGGTGCGCCAGGCCTGCGGCGTATTCGATGTATCCCATATGACCGTGATCGATGTCCGCGGCGCCCAGGCCGGCGTCTGGCTGCAGCAGGTACTGGCCAATGATGTCGATCGTCTGCACGCCACCGGCAAGGCCCTGTACAGCACCATGCTCAACGAGCAGGGCGGGGTAATCGACGACATGATCGTCTACCGCTGCGAAGACGGTTACCGCCTGGTGGTCAACGCCTCGACCCGCGACAAGGACCTGGCCTGGTTGCAAGCGCGCATGATCGGCTTCGAGGTCGAACTGAGCGAGCGCCCGGAGTTGGCGATCCTGGCCATCCAGGGTCCGCAGGCGCGGGAAAAAGTCACTGAACTGGTGACCGCCGCGCGCGCTGCGCTGATCCGTGAACTCAAGCCCTTTGAAGGCCTGGCCGACGGTGACTGGTTCATCGCCCGCACCGGTTACACCGGCGAGGATGGCCTGGAAATCATCTTCCCTGCAGTACAAGCCCCAGCATTCTTCAACGACCTGGTCGGCGCCGGCATCGCTCCCAGCGGCCTCGGCGCGCGCGATACCCTGCGCCTGGAAGCGGGAATGAACCTGTATGGTCAGGACATCGACGAAGCCCATACGCCGTTGACCTCGAACCTGGGCTGGAGCATCGCCTGGGAACCGGCAGCGCGCGATTTCATCGGCCGCAAAGGTCTGCTGGAAGAAATCGAGCATGGCGTCGAGCAGAAACTGGTCGGCCTGGTGCTCGAAGAACGCGGGGTTTTACGCGCCCGTCAGGTGGTTCGTGTCGCCGGGATTGGCGAAGGGGAGATCACCAGTGGTAGTTTCTCTCCTACGCTGAGCAAGTCCATTGCCCTGGCGCGGGTACCGATGGCCACCGCCGATCGTGCCGAGGTGGAGATTCGCGGCAAGTGGTACCCGGTGCGGGTGGTCAAGCCGACCTTCGTGCGCCATGGCAAGATCCTGATCTGA
- a CDS encoding ABC transporter permease codes for MAHPAQRRWYPLVFIIASLVLLPLSVLLLSWQSVDMQIWSHLLDTQMSRLLGNTLTLILGVGVGVTVLGVSLAWLTSLCEFPGRRWLDWALMLPFAIPAYVLAFVFVGLLDFAGPVQTILREWFGPMRLPRVRSTGGVITVLVLVFYPYVYLLARNAFLAQGKGLMEAARVLGLSPLQAFWRVAMPMARPAIGAGVALALMETLADFGAVSVFNFDTFTTAIYKTWYGFFSLSSAAQLASLLLLAVMLVLYGERRARGAVRGSNERPRGKALYHLRGIKALAASSWCLLVFACAFVVPMLQLLVWFWQRGRFDLDERYAGLILHTLYLGAMAALITVCVALVLAFARRQAPTSAIRAGVGLANLGYALPGSVLAVSIMLAFSYLDNQLVVPLSSWLGGAGKPLLLGSLSALLLAYLVRFIAVAYGPLENSLGRIRPSLPEASRSLGVSGPRLFFKVYLPLLVPGAMSAALLVFVDVLKEMPATLLMRPFGWDTLAVRVFEMTSEGEWSRASLPALTLVLVGLLPVIGLIRRSARHLGQTR; via the coding sequence TTGGCTCACCCCGCCCAACGCCGCTGGTACCCCCTGGTCTTCATCATCGCCTCGCTGGTGCTGCTGCCGCTGAGCGTGCTGTTGTTGTCCTGGCAGTCGGTCGACATGCAGATCTGGTCGCACCTGCTCGACACCCAGATGAGCCGTCTGCTGGGCAACACCTTGACGCTGATCCTCGGTGTCGGCGTTGGCGTGACGGTGCTGGGGGTAAGCCTGGCCTGGCTCACCAGCCTGTGCGAGTTTCCCGGGCGGCGCTGGCTCGACTGGGCGTTGATGCTGCCTTTCGCGATTCCGGCTTATGTGCTGGCGTTTGTGTTCGTCGGCCTGCTGGATTTCGCCGGCCCGGTGCAAACCATTTTGCGCGAGTGGTTCGGGCCCATGCGCCTGCCGCGGGTGCGTTCCACCGGCGGGGTAATTACCGTGCTGGTGTTGGTGTTCTATCCGTACGTCTACCTGCTGGCCCGTAACGCCTTCCTGGCCCAGGGCAAAGGCCTGATGGAAGCCGCGCGGGTACTGGGGCTGTCGCCGCTGCAGGCATTCTGGCGAGTCGCCATGCCCATGGCGCGGCCGGCCATCGGCGCCGGGGTGGCGTTGGCGTTGATGGAGACCCTGGCGGATTTCGGTGCGGTGTCCGTGTTCAACTTCGACACGTTCACCACCGCCATCTACAAGACCTGGTACGGCTTTTTCAGCCTTTCCAGCGCCGCCCAATTGGCCAGCCTGCTGTTGCTGGCGGTCATGCTGGTGCTCTACGGCGAGCGCCGTGCCCGCGGCGCGGTACGCGGCAGTAACGAACGGCCACGGGGCAAGGCCCTGTATCACCTGCGGGGCATCAAGGCCCTGGCCGCCAGCAGCTGGTGCCTCTTGGTATTTGCCTGTGCGTTCGTGGTGCCGATGCTGCAACTGTTGGTGTGGTTTTGGCAGCGCGGCCGTTTTGATCTCGACGAGCGCTATGCCGGCCTGATCTTGCATACCCTGTACCTGGGCGCGATGGCGGCGCTGATCACTGTCTGCGTCGCCCTGGTGCTGGCGTTTGCCCGGCGCCAGGCGCCGACTTCGGCCATCCGCGCCGGCGTCGGCCTGGCCAACCTGGGCTATGCCTTACCCGGTTCGGTGCTGGCGGTATCGATCATGCTGGCCTTCAGTTACCTCGATAACCAGTTGGTGGTGCCGCTGTCCAGCTGGTTGGGCGGCGCCGGCAAGCCGCTGTTGCTCGGCAGCCTGTCGGCCTTGCTGTTGGCCTACCTGGTGCGCTTTATCGCCGTGGCTTACGGCCCGCTGGAAAACAGCCTGGGGCGGATTCGCCCGTCCTTGCCGGAAGCTTCACGCAGCCTGGGGGTCAGCGGGCCAAGATTGTTTTTCAAGGTGTATCTACCCTTGCTGGTGCCCGGGGCAATGAGTGCGGCGCTGCTGGTGTTTGTCGACGTGCTCAAGGAAATGCCGGCGACCCTGCTGATGCGGCCGTTTGGCTGGGATACCCTGGCGGTTCGGGTGTTTGAGATGACCAGCGAAGGGGAGTGGTCGCGTGCCTCGTTACCGGCGCTGACCCTTGTGCTGGTCGGCCTGTTGCCAGTCATCGGCCTGATTCGACGTTCGGCCCGCCACCTCGGTCAAACGCGCTGA
- the ubiH gene encoding 2-octaprenyl-6-methoxyphenyl hydroxylase yields the protein MSRVNLAIIGGGLVGASLALALQAGAKARGWKILLIEPFAPGDSFQPSYDARSSALSFGTRQIYERLGLWQQISRRAEPIRQIQVSDRGRFGATRLDALEEGVPALGYVVENAWLGQCLWKGLDAEVVSWRCPAEVTAMQVLEDGYRLSLNDDTTLECDLAVLADGGRSGLREQMGIHVSQRPYNQSALIANITPSEAHCGQAFERFTDDGPMALLPLPENRCALVWTRAGMDAKRLAELDERSFLSELQDVFGYRLGALRQVGARHLYPLSLVEAQEQVRPHLVVLGNAAHSLHPIAGQGFNLSLRDVQSLADGLLANPGLPGDFATLQAYRERQRLDQDLTVGFSDRVTRLFGSAQPLVATGRNLGLLGLDLLPPAKRWFARQAMGLGTRPDPRS from the coding sequence ATGAGCCGGGTCAACCTGGCAATCATTGGCGGCGGCCTGGTCGGCGCCAGCTTGGCCCTGGCCTTGCAGGCCGGCGCCAAGGCCCGTGGCTGGAAGATCCTGCTGATCGAGCCGTTCGCCCCGGGTGACAGTTTTCAGCCGAGCTATGACGCGCGTTCTTCGGCGTTGTCCTTCGGTACCCGGCAAATTTACGAGCGCCTCGGCCTGTGGCAGCAGATCAGCCGCCGCGCCGAGCCGATCCGCCAGATCCAGGTCTCCGACCGTGGGCGCTTTGGCGCCACGCGTCTGGATGCCCTGGAAGAAGGCGTGCCGGCGCTCGGCTATGTGGTCGAGAATGCCTGGCTCGGCCAGTGCCTGTGGAAAGGCCTGGACGCCGAGGTGGTGAGCTGGCGCTGCCCGGCTGAAGTCACCGCCATGCAGGTGCTGGAAGACGGCTATCGGTTGTCGCTCAACGACGACACCACGCTTGAGTGCGACCTTGCGGTGCTGGCCGACGGCGGCCGTTCCGGCCTGCGCGAGCAGATGGGCATTCATGTCAGCCAGCGGCCGTATAACCAGAGCGCTCTGATCGCCAACATCACCCCGAGCGAAGCTCACTGCGGCCAGGCCTTCGAGCGCTTTACCGATGACGGGCCGATGGCCTTGCTGCCATTGCCGGAAAACCGCTGCGCGCTGGTCTGGACCCGCGCCGGGATGGATGCCAAGCGCCTGGCCGAGCTGGACGAACGCAGCTTCCTCAGCGAGCTGCAGGACGTGTTTGGCTACCGCCTCGGCGCCCTGCGCCAGGTTGGCGCCCGGCACCTGTATCCGTTGTCGCTGGTCGAAGCCCAGGAGCAGGTACGTCCGCACCTGGTGGTCCTCGGCAACGCCGCGCACAGCCTGCATCCCATTGCCGGGCAGGGCTTCAACCTGTCGCTGCGCGATGTGCAGTCACTGGCCGACGGCTTGCTGGCCAACCCCGGGTTGCCGGGTGACTTTGCCACCTTGCAGGCCTACCGCGAGCGCCAGCGCCTGGACCAGGACCTGACCGTGGGCTTCTCCGACCGCGTCACCCGTTTGTTCGGCAGCGCCCAACCGTTGGTGGCCACCGGCCGCAACCTGGGCCTGCTCGGCCTTGACCTGCTGCCGCCGGCCAAGCGCTGGTTCGCCCGCCAGGCCATGGGCCTGGGGACTCGCCCGGACCCACGGAGCTGA
- the gcvH gene encoding glycine cleavage system protein GcvH has protein sequence MSNIPADLRFAESHEWARLEADGTVTVGISDHAQEALGDVVFVELAEIGKVFAAGDAAGVVESVKAASDIYAPVSGEVIAVNEELADSPESLNSDPYTSWIFKLKLSDKAELDKLLDAAGYKAAIGE, from the coding sequence ATGAGCAATATCCCCGCCGACCTGCGTTTTGCCGAAAGCCACGAATGGGCCCGGCTGGAAGCTGATGGCACTGTGACTGTCGGGATCAGCGACCACGCCCAGGAAGCCTTGGGTGACGTGGTGTTCGTCGAGCTGGCGGAAATTGGCAAGGTCTTCGCTGCCGGCGATGCGGCGGGTGTGGTCGAGTCGGTCAAGGCAGCTTCCGACATCTACGCACCGGTCAGCGGTGAAGTGATTGCGGTCAACGAGGAGCTGGCCGACAGCCCTGAGTCGCTGAACAGCGATCCTTACACCAGCTGGATCTTCAAGCTCAAGCTAAGCGACAAGGCCGAGCTGGACAAGCTGCTCGACGCCGCCGGTTACAAAGCCGCCATCGGCGAATAG
- a CDS encoding extracellular solute-binding protein has translation MLPRKHVLAALALTLFGTGAQAADEVVVYSSRIDELIKPVFDAYTKETGVKIKFITDKEAPLMQRIKAEGENATADLLLTVDAGNLWQAEQMGILQPIKSDIIDKNIPAQYRASSHDWTGLSLRARTIAYSTDRVKPEELSTYEALADKNWEGRLCLRTAKKVYNQSLTATLIETHGEQKTEEIIKGWVNNLSTDVFSDDTALLQAINAGQCDVGIVNTYYYGRLHKENPKLAVKLFWPNQADRGVHVNLSGIGLTKHAPHPEAAKKLVEWMTGAEAQKIFAGVNQEFPANPAVAPSEEVAAWGTFKADSIPVEVAGKRQAEAIRLMDRAGWN, from the coding sequence ATGTTGCCACGCAAGCACGTACTGGCCGCCCTGGCTCTGACCCTGTTCGGCACTGGTGCCCAGGCGGCGGACGAGGTGGTGGTGTATTCCTCGCGCATCGACGAGCTGATCAAGCCGGTATTCGACGCCTACACCAAAGAGACCGGGGTGAAGATCAAGTTCATCACCGACAAGGAAGCGCCGCTGATGCAGCGGATCAAGGCCGAAGGCGAGAACGCCACCGCCGACCTGCTGCTCACCGTTGATGCCGGCAACCTCTGGCAGGCCGAGCAGATGGGCATCCTGCAGCCGATCAAGTCGGACATCATCGACAAGAACATCCCCGCCCAGTACCGCGCCTCGTCCCACGACTGGACCGGCCTGAGCCTGCGTGCACGGACCATTGCCTACTCCACCGACCGGGTCAAACCCGAAGAGCTGAGCACCTACGAAGCCCTGGCCGACAAGAACTGGGAAGGCCGCCTGTGCCTGCGCACGGCGAAGAAGGTCTACAACCAGTCGCTGACCGCCACCCTGATCGAAACCCATGGCGAGCAGAAGACCGAAGAAATCATCAAGGGCTGGGTCAATAACCTGTCCACCGACGTGTTCTCCGACGACACCGCCTTGCTCCAGGCGATCAACGCCGGCCAGTGCGACGTCGGTATCGTTAACACCTACTACTACGGCCGCCTGCACAAGGAAAACCCCAAGCTGGCAGTCAAGCTGTTCTGGCCCAACCAGGCGGACCGTGGCGTGCACGTCAACCTCTCGGGTATCGGCCTGACCAAGCATGCGCCGCATCCAGAGGCGGCGAAGAAGCTGGTTGAATGGATGACCGGTGCAGAGGCGCAGAAGATCTTCGCCGGCGTGAACCAGGAGTTCCCGGCCAACCCGGCAGTGGCGCCATCGGAAGAAGTGGCTGCCTGGGGCACGTTCAAAGCCGACAGCATTCCTGTGGAAGTGGCCGGCAAACGCCAGGCCGAAGCCATCCGCCTGATGGATCGGGCTGGCTGGAACTAA
- the pepP gene encoding Xaa-Pro aminopeptidase yields MSHIPKSEYARRRKALMAQMEPNSIAILPAAAVAIRNRDVEHVYRQDSDFQYLSGFPEPEAVIALIPGREHGEYVLFCRERNPERELWDGLRAGQDGAISDFGADDAFPITDIDDILPGLIEGRDRVYSAMGSNPEFDRHLMDWINVIRSKARLGAQPPNEFVALDHLLHDMRLYKSAAEVKVMREAAAISARAHVRAMQACRAGLREYSLEAELDYEFRKGGAKMPAYGSIVAAGRNSCILHYQENDAPLKDGDLVLIDAGCEIDCYASDITRTFPVSGRFSPEQKAIYELVLKAQEAAFAVIAPGKHWNHAHEATVQVITEGLVELGLLKGQVQELIESEAYRAFYMHRAGHWLGMDVHDVGEYKVGGQWRVLEPGMALTVEPGIYIGADNQSVAKKWRGIGVRIEDDVVVTKQGCEILTSGVPKTVAEIEALMAAARSDAA; encoded by the coding sequence ATGAGCCACATCCCCAAGTCGGAATACGCCCGTCGACGCAAGGCGCTGATGGCGCAGATGGAACCCAACAGCATCGCCATCCTGCCCGCCGCCGCGGTTGCCATCCGCAACCGCGACGTCGAGCACGTGTACCGTCAGGACAGCGATTTCCAGTACCTCAGCGGCTTCCCTGAGCCCGAGGCGGTGATCGCCCTGATCCCTGGCCGCGAGCATGGCGAGTACGTGCTGTTCTGCCGTGAGCGCAATCCCGAGCGCGAGCTCTGGGATGGCCTGCGCGCTGGCCAGGACGGCGCGATCAGCGACTTTGGCGCCGATGACGCCTTCCCCATCACCGATATCGACGACATCCTCCCCGGCCTGATCGAAGGCCGCGACCGGGTGTACTCGGCCATGGGCAGCAACCCCGAGTTCGACCGCCACCTGATGGACTGGATCAACGTGATTCGCTCCAAGGCGCGCCTGGGCGCCCAGCCGCCGAACGAATTCGTTGCCCTGGATCATCTGCTGCACGACATGCGCCTGTATAAATCGGCGGCGGAAGTGAAGGTGATGCGTGAGGCTGCGGCGATTTCCGCCCGCGCCCACGTGCGGGCCATGCAGGCGTGTCGCGCCGGTTTGCGCGAGTACAGCCTGGAAGCCGAGCTGGACTACGAGTTCCGCAAGGGTGGGGCGAAGATGCCGGCCTACGGCTCGATCGTCGCCGCCGGACGCAACAGCTGCATCCTGCATTACCAGGAAAACGACGCGCCGCTCAAGGACGGTGACCTGGTGTTGATCGACGCCGGTTGCGAGATCGACTGCTACGCCAGCGACATCACCCGCACCTTTCCGGTCAGCGGGCGTTTTTCGCCGGAGCAGAAGGCCATTTATGAACTGGTGCTCAAGGCTCAGGAGGCGGCCTTTGCGGTCATTGCCCCCGGCAAGCACTGGAACCACGCCCATGAAGCAACGGTGCAGGTAATTACCGAAGGCCTGGTGGAGCTGGGCCTGCTCAAGGGCCAGGTGCAGGAACTGATTGAAAGCGAAGCCTACCGGGCCTTCTACATGCACCGCGCCGGGCACTGGCTTGGCATGGATGTGCACGATGTTGGCGAGTACAAGGTCGGCGGCCAGTGGCGGGTGCTCGAGCCGGGCATGGCCTTGACCGTGGAGCCAGGCATCTACATCGGTGCCGATAACCAGAGTGTCGCGAAAAAATGGCGCGGCATCGGTGTGCGAATCGAGGATGACGTAGTGGTAACCAAGCAGGGCTGTGAAATCCTGACCTCCGGCGTACCCAAGACGGTTGCCGAAATCGAAGCCTTGATGGCTGCCGCGCGCAGTGACGCGGCATGA
- a CDS encoding DUF4442 domain-containing protein, which translates to MSDPRKLARRARRLRWLLNIYPPYLGAGIRVLSVSPDLRHIRVRMGLRWFNRNYVGTQFGGSLYSMVDPFYMLMLIELLGREYIVWDKAASIDFVSPGKGPVFAELRIDDALLDDIRQHTAGGKKYLPRLQVDIRDAAGELVARVDKTLYVRLKPQARQA; encoded by the coding sequence ATGAGCGACCCGCGCAAACTGGCCCGGCGCGCGCGCAGGCTGCGCTGGCTGTTGAACATTTACCCACCGTACCTGGGCGCGGGCATTCGTGTGCTCAGCGTCAGCCCCGACCTGCGCCACATACGCGTGCGCATGGGCCTGCGCTGGTTCAACCGCAACTATGTCGGCACCCAGTTCGGCGGCAGCCTGTACTCGATGGTCGACCCGTTCTACATGCTGATGCTGATTGAACTGCTCGGGCGGGAGTACATCGTCTGGGACAAGGCTGCCAGCATCGACTTCGTATCTCCGGGCAAAGGCCCGGTGTTCGCTGAGCTGCGCATCGACGATGCCTTGCTCGACGACATCCGCCAGCACACCGCCGGCGGCAAAAAGTACCTGCCACGACTTCAGGTCGATATCCGCGACGCCGCCGGTGAGCTGGTGGCGCGGGTCGACAAAACCCTTTACGTGCGGCTCAAGCCGCAAGCGAGACAGGCTTAA
- a CDS encoding 2-octaprenyl-3-methyl-6-methoxy-1,4-benzoquinol hydroxylase: protein MRADLLIVGAGMVGSALALALQHSGLEILLLDGSPLSIKPFDEQSAFEPRVSALSAASQRILKRLGAWQGISERRLSPYSDMRVWDGSGTGQIHFSAASVHAEVLGHIVENRVVQDGLLERLHDSEIGLLANARLEQMRRSGDDWLLTLADGRTLRAPLVIAADGANSAVRRLTGCETREWDYLHHAIVTSVRCAQPHQATAWQRFTDEGPLAFLPLLRDGQQDWCSIVWSTTPEQAEHLMALSDEAFCVELERAFEGRLGGVLQADPRVCVPLRQRHAKRYVAEGLALIGDAAHTIHPLAGQGVNLGFLDAAVLAEELQHAYERGERLADIRVLSRFERRRMPHNLALMAAMEGFERLFQADPLPLRWLRNSGLKWVEQLPEAKALFVRQALGLSGDLPELARV from the coding sequence ATGCGCGCAGATCTGTTGATTGTCGGTGCCGGTATGGTCGGCAGTGCCCTGGCCCTGGCGTTGCAGCACAGCGGCCTGGAAATTCTCTTGCTCGATGGCAGCCCCTTGTCGATCAAACCTTTCGACGAGCAGTCGGCGTTCGAGCCGCGGGTCAGCGCCTTGTCGGCGGCCAGCCAGCGCATTCTCAAACGCCTGGGCGCCTGGCAGGGGATCAGCGAGCGGCGCCTGAGCCCTTACTCGGACATGCGTGTGTGGGATGGCAGCGGCACCGGCCAGATCCACTTCTCGGCGGCCAGCGTGCATGCCGAAGTGCTTGGCCATATCGTCGAAAACCGCGTGGTCCAGGATGGCCTGCTGGAGCGCTTGCACGACAGCGAAATCGGCCTGCTGGCCAATGCCCGCCTGGAGCAGATGCGCCGCTCCGGTGACGACTGGCTGCTGACCCTTGCCGACGGTCGCACCCTGCGCGCGCCGCTGGTGATTGCCGCCGATGGCGCCAACTCGGCGGTGCGCCGCCTGACCGGCTGTGAGACCCGTGAGTGGGATTACCTGCACCACGCCATCGTCACCAGCGTGCGTTGTGCCCAGCCCCATCAGGCGACCGCCTGGCAGCGCTTTACCGATGAGGGGCCGCTGGCGTTCCTGCCACTGCTGCGCGATGGCCAGCAGGACTGGTGCTCGATCGTCTGGTCGACCACCCCGGAACAGGCTGAACACTTGATGGCGTTGAGCGACGAGGCGTTCTGCGTCGAGCTTGAGCGCGCCTTCGAAGGGCGCCTGGGCGGCGTGCTGCAGGCCGATCCGCGAGTCTGCGTGCCACTGCGCCAACGTCACGCCAAACGCTACGTGGCTGAAGGCCTGGCGCTGATCGGCGATGCCGCGCACACCATTCACCCGCTGGCCGGGCAGGGCGTCAACCTTGGTTTTCTCGACGCTGCGGTGCTGGCCGAAGAGCTGCAACATGCCTACGAGCGTGGTGAGCGCCTGGCTGATATTCGCGTATTGAGCCGTTTCGAGCGCCGGCGCATGCCGCACAACCTGGCCTTGATGGCAGCGATGGAAGGCTTCGAGCGCCTGTTCCAGGCCGATCCACTGCCGCTGCGCTGGCTGCGCAACAGTGGCCTGAAGTGGGTCGAGCAACTGCCCGAGGCCAAGGCCCTGTTCGTGCGCCAGGCCCTGGGCTTGAGCGGTGACCTGCCGGAACTGGCGCGGGTCTGA